CAGGTAGACCAGCTGCAGGTCGTGATGGCGGCGCTTCACGTCGCGGTAGCAATCGATGAGCCCCAGGGGGTCCTTCCAGGGGTCGAAGCGGGAGACCTGCAACATGATGGGACGGGACTCGTTCACGCCGTAACGGCGGGCGATATCCGATTGCACCCGCTTCTCGGGGATGATGTTCTTCGCGCTCAGCGGGTCGATGGAGGGGGGGATGAAGGCCAGGCAGGGCACCTCGAGGGGCGTCTTGATGTACCTGTCCATGGTGAAGACGGCCCCGTCGTAGAGGTCTATGTAAGGTTTGAGGAATTCCCACGCGTCGTCCTGGGCGAAGGTGGAGTCGATGTGGCAGCGCCAGATGAACCTGGCCTTGCGCGTCTTCGTGCCCTCCAGGGAAGCGATCATCGCGCAGGGCTGGGGGTCATGCACGATGACGAAATCGTACTCCTGGTCGCAGTCGGCGGCGTTCTCCTCGCATACCGCGAGGTACTTCGCCTTCATCTCGTCGGTGATGGGGATGTCCATGCCCTGCAGGGAGTTGTGGAACAGCTTGGTGATGGTGAAGAAATCGGAGTCGCCCTGCAGCAGGTGCCACTCCGCCTGCAGCCCCACGCTGTTCATCAGCGGCACTAGCGTGTAGAGCAGCTCGGCCACCCCGCCGCCGTGGGCGGTGCTGTTCACGTGCGCCACCCGCGCGCCCTTCAGGCCCTCCGCGAGCTCGAGGATCTCCTCGATTACCTCGTCGCCGGCGACGCCGCGGTAACTCTCGATGTTCTTCGGCTGGACCGGAACCAGGGGCAGCATATACGACCTCCATCCGAACTCACGCCGGGCGATCCGCCTAGAGCTTGTACCTCTCCACCAGGCCCTTCATGTTGTCGGCAAGACCGGTGAGCTGCTGGCTGGTGGCGGTCAATTCCTCCATCGCGGCCGCCTGCTCCTGGGAGGAGGCGGACAGCTCCTCGCTGTTCGAGGCGTTCTGCTCCGCGATGTTGCGGATCTCCTCCATGGCCTTCATTATCCGCTCGCCCAGCATCAACTGCCTCTTGGTGGTCTCGGCGATGGCGCTCGACAGCTCGGCCGACCTGCTCACGTACTCGTTGATCCTCTCAAGGCTGTTGCCGGTGACCTGCACAACCTGCATGCCCTCGGAGACCTCCTTCGACGCTCTCTCCGCCTGCTCCACCGCCGACCTGGTGTTCGCCTGGATGCCCCTCACCAGGGTGGCGATGCGGGCCGTCGACGCTGTGGACTCCACGGCGAGCTTGCGCACCTCTTCCGCCACCACGGAGAAGCCACGGCCCTGCTCCTGCGCCCGCGCCGCCTCGATGGCCGCGTTGAGCGCCAGCAGGTTGGTCTGGTCGGCGATGTTGTCGATCACCTCTCCCACGATCCCTATCTCCTCCGACTGCTCGCCCAGGGTCTTGATGGTCTCGACCGCGTCGCCGATGCTCTCCCTCACCCTGGTCATCTTCTCGATGGCGACCGCGGCGTCGTTCCTGCCCTCCTCGGCCAGGCTGGACGATGTCATGCTGGCCTCTGCCCCCTCGTCGGCCTGGCTTGCGCTGAGCTCCAGGGCACCGTGTATCTCGGTGCTCAGCGAATACACTTCCTCCGCCATGCGGGCCTCCCGGTTGGCGCTCTCCGCCATCTGCTGGATGATCCCGGAGAGCTGGTCCAGGGAGGACTGGATCTGCTGCGAGGTGGCGGCTACCCCCGACGCTCCCCCGCTCGTCTCGTCGGCCGCGCTCAGCGTCCGGGCGCTCAGGGCGTGCAGGCTCCTCAGCATATCCGAAAAGGCCGCGGTGAGCTGACCCACGTCATCCGAGGATGACATATCCAGATGCACCGTGAGGTCCCCTTCCGCCACCGAAGCGGCCGTCGCCCTCATGTCCCTGATAGGAACGGAGATGCTGTCCGAGGTGATCTTTCCCAGGTAATAGGCAAAAGGAAGCGCGATGAGCACGATGATCAGGTAAAAAAACGTCAGCGATGCGACCTCGCTCAGCATGGACTCCAGGGGACTTATCTGGACCAGGGAATAACCAGTATCCGAGATGGGAGCGATGGCCGCCACCATGGTCATGCTTTTGTTGAGGGTGGACTTTTCGCCGCTCTCGAGCAGTTCCACCAGG
The Actinomycetota bacterium genome window above contains:
- a CDS encoding glycosyltransferase yields the protein MLPLVPVQPKNIESYRGVAGDEVIEEILELAEGLKGARVAHVNSTAHGGGVAELLYTLVPLMNSVGLQAEWHLLQGDSDFFTITKLFHNSLQGMDIPITDEMKAKYLAVCEENAADCDQEYDFVIVHDPQPCAMIASLEGTKTRKARFIWRCHIDSTFAQDDAWEFLKPYIDLYDGAVFTMDRYIKTPLEVPCLAFIPPSIDPLSAKNIIPEKRVQSDIARRYGVNESRPIMLQVSRFDPWKDPLGLIDCYRDVKRRHHDLQLVYLASMADDDPEGWHYYEKTFHYSEGDPDIFLLSNQQGIGNVEVSAFQAMSTVVLQKSLREGFGLTVTEAMWKRKPVVAGAVGGIKLQVDDGVTGFLVEDIGEAAEKVSLLLESPATAQRMGDAGHDKVRRNFLSTRHVLDYLRFFHILLKG
- a CDS encoding HAMP domain-containing methyl-accepting chemotaxis protein produces the protein MRDLKRRIYLLGVGSPILFFLIATAAASLIVFRFDAQMMLKWLFITLIAIGIVVPPAVIYLVSRTNRIFKAASPGAGGGAREDAPGAAAALKAIDSYPTAMALTVLAAGSAAAVIESVLLHLMADYNAFLCLVYGVITFGIALFAAYLQAYILYSTVEPLRRTAYSLHWQRGYSGGLRLKSRIVILGMVMCVVILIIGWTVAATGYIFGGQSSEMERQEESTTLMAGETAALESWRSEKAYEDTAVSFGSADDGMVILVDERGRVVDRVVLGEGVEEEESDELLVELLESGEKSTLNKSMTMVAAIAPISDTGYSLVQISPLESMLSEVASLTFFYLIIVLIALPFAYYLGKITSDSISVPIRDMRATAASVAEGDLTVHLDMSSSDDVGQLTAAFSDMLRSLHALSARTLSAADETSGGASGVAATSQQIQSSLDQLSGIIQQMAESANREARMAEEVYSLSTEIHGALELSASQADEGAEASMTSSSLAEEGRNDAAVAIEKMTRVRESIGDAVETIKTLGEQSEEIGIVGEVIDNIADQTNLLALNAAIEAARAQEQGRGFSVVAEEVRKLAVESTASTARIATLVRGIQANTRSAVEQAERASKEVSEGMQVVQVTGNSLERINEYVSRSAELSSAIAETTKRQLMLGERIMKAMEEIRNIAEQNASNSEELSASSQEQAAAMEELTATSQQLTGLADNMKGLVERYKL